One genomic segment of Luteimonas galliterrae includes these proteins:
- a CDS encoding chemotaxis protein CheB has translation MTTPKPSVARGAQRRAVLLAQPGAASDRLRDALQQAGAEVVLIADPSSIAVDAVIAAQPDSLLVALDPATEAQLERFDAVLGDPAITVIFDEAELAARREGWDAARWSRHLQAKLYGHDDVLPPGQTEADDIYPQPGLPTTPQQHHAEASFGEYVGDAGTHAEALPVDAVGIGLAEVDQVDAELLETDAGDFGAIDFNSFDMGGESRAPRDATQDTIIGLDEFLSSTGSGDAPAEIPAAVAPRTIKAGEWSLDDGETRVGASRSASVATTNIEELERRIAGLSLADTDSYGHGPQRGAVLLLAGLGGPDAVRQLLKGLPEGFPRPVLILQRLDGGQYDKLVGQMARASAMPVQLAAADTVLEAGNVYVVPPSLGLARKAADLVFSGSADVFGALPANDSAIVVLSGGDVATVDPIMRLAAAGALVAGQSAEGCFEPAAANDVVARGGEAGLPAALAERLAERWPA, from the coding sequence GTGACCACGCCTAAACCATCGGTTGCGCGCGGCGCGCAACGGCGCGCGGTACTGCTGGCGCAGCCGGGCGCGGCCAGCGATCGCCTGCGCGACGCCCTGCAGCAAGCCGGCGCCGAAGTGGTGCTGATCGCCGACCCGTCCAGCATCGCGGTCGATGCGGTGATCGCAGCGCAGCCCGACAGCCTGCTGGTCGCGCTCGACCCGGCGACCGAGGCGCAGTTGGAACGTTTCGATGCGGTGCTCGGCGACCCCGCCATCACCGTCATCTTCGACGAAGCCGAACTTGCCGCGCGCCGCGAAGGCTGGGACGCGGCGCGCTGGTCGCGGCATCTGCAGGCCAAGCTGTACGGCCATGACGACGTATTGCCGCCGGGCCAGACCGAGGCCGACGACATCTACCCGCAGCCGGGCCTGCCGACCACGCCGCAACAGCATCATGCCGAGGCGTCTTTCGGCGAATACGTCGGCGATGCCGGCACGCACGCCGAGGCGTTGCCGGTCGACGCGGTCGGCATCGGCCTGGCCGAAGTCGACCAGGTGGATGCCGAGCTGCTGGAAACGGATGCCGGCGATTTCGGCGCCATCGATTTCAACAGCTTCGACATGGGCGGCGAGTCCCGCGCGCCGCGCGATGCGACGCAGGACACGATCATCGGCCTCGACGAATTCCTCAGCAGCACCGGTAGCGGCGACGCTCCGGCGGAGATTCCCGCCGCCGTGGCGCCGCGCACCATCAAGGCCGGCGAATGGAGCCTGGACGACGGCGAAACGAGGGTTGGCGCCAGCCGTTCCGCGTCCGTCGCAACCACGAACATCGAAGAACTCGAGCGCCGCATCGCCGGCTTGTCGCTGGCCGACACCGACAGCTACGGACACGGGCCGCAACGCGGCGCGGTGCTGCTGCTGGCAGGCCTGGGCGGACCCGATGCGGTGCGGCAATTGCTAAAAGGCCTGCCCGAAGGTTTTCCGCGCCCGGTGCTGATCCTGCAACGCCTCGATGGCGGCCAATACGACAAGCTGGTCGGCCAGATGGCGCGCGCGTCGGCGATGCCGGTGCAACTGGCCGCGGCGGACACGGTGCTCGAAGCGGGCAATGTCTATGTCGTGCCGCCCTCGCTGGGCCTGGCCAGGAAGGCCGCCGATCTGGTGTTCAGCGGTTCGGCCGACGTGTTCGGCGCATTGCCGGCCAACGACAGCGCGATCGTCGTGCTCAGCGGCGGCGATGTCGCCACGGTCGACCCGATCATGCGCCTGGCGGCCGCAGGCGCGTTGGTGGCCGGGCAGTCGGCGGAAGGCTGTTTCGAACCCGCCGCCGCCAACGACGTGGTAGCGCGCGGCGGCGAAGCGGGATTGCCGGCGGCGCTGGCCGAGCGCCTGGCCGAGCGCTGGCCGGCCTGA
- the bioA gene encoding adenosylmethionine--8-amino-7-oxononanoate transaminase, whose translation MGENRIHDPAMIADAEHWRTRDLAVLWHPCTQMREHPDTLPLLPVARGDGAWLVGHDGRRYLDAISSWWTNLFGHAEPRIAEAIAKQARTLEQVILAGCSHEPAVELAEKLLALAPRQPGRAPLAKVFYADNGSAGVEVALKMAFHWHLNRGEPRRTKFIALENGYHGETLGALAVGDIPLYRRVYAPLLAEALFAPSPDAYLAQPGQSAAGHAEDAADALARLLDDHVGEVCAVILEPRVQCAGGMRMHDPAYLRRARELCDVHGAFLIADEIAVGFGRTGTMFASEQSGVMPDLLCLSKGLTGGFLPLAAVLATQEIYDGFLDDSRERAFLHSHSYTGNPLACAAALASLRIFETDGVLARNRTTAAKMAALAAPFANHPHVADVRQAGTIVAFELAHDGGKRIPFDAAQRVGLRAYRAALDGGVLLRPLGDVLYWMPPYCIDDSQLELLAQVTRAAIGEATA comes from the coding sequence ATGCGCGAGCATCCGGACACGCTGCCGTTGCTGCCGGTCGCCCGCGGCGACGGCGCATGGCTGGTCGGGCACGACGGGCGCCGTTATCTCGACGCGATCAGCAGTTGGTGGACCAACCTGTTCGGCCATGCCGAACCGCGCATCGCCGAGGCCATCGCCAAGCAGGCGCGGACGCTGGAACAGGTGATCCTGGCCGGCTGTTCGCACGAACCGGCGGTGGAACTGGCCGAGAAACTGCTGGCGCTGGCGCCGCGCCAGCCCGGACGCGCGCCGCTGGCCAAGGTGTTCTACGCCGACAACGGTTCGGCCGGCGTGGAAGTGGCGCTGAAGATGGCCTTCCACTGGCACCTCAACCGCGGAGAACCGCGGCGCACCAAGTTCATCGCGCTGGAAAACGGCTATCACGGCGAAACGCTGGGCGCGCTGGCGGTCGGCGACATTCCGCTGTACCGCCGCGTCTATGCGCCGCTGCTGGCGGAAGCCTTGTTCGCGCCGTCGCCCGACGCTTACCTGGCGCAGCCGGGCCAGAGCGCGGCCGGACATGCCGAAGACGCCGCCGATGCCCTCGCCCGCCTGCTCGACGACCATGTCGGCGAGGTCTGCGCGGTGATCCTGGAGCCGCGCGTGCAATGCGCCGGCGGCATGCGCATGCACGATCCCGCCTACCTGCGCCGCGCGCGCGAGCTATGCGACGTGCACGGCGCGTTCCTGATCGCCGACGAGATCGCGGTCGGTTTCGGCCGCACCGGAACGATGTTCGCCAGCGAGCAAAGCGGCGTAATGCCTGATCTCTTGTGTCTGTCCAAGGGCCTGACCGGCGGCTTCCTGCCGCTGGCGGCGGTGCTTGCCACGCAGGAGATCTACGACGGCTTCCTCGACGATTCGCGCGAACGCGCCTTCCTGCATTCGCACAGCTATACCGGCAACCCGCTCGCATGCGCGGCCGCATTGGCGTCGCTGCGCATTTTCGAAACCGACGGCGTGCTTGCACGCAACCGCACGACCGCCGCGAAGATGGCCGCGTTGGCGGCGCCTTTCGCGAACCATCCGCATGTCGCCGACGTGCGCCAGGCCGGCACGATCGTAGCCTTCGAACTCGCCCACGACGGCGGCAAACGCATTCCTTTCGACGCCGCGCAACGCGTCGGCCTGCGCGCCTATCGGGCCGCGCTGGACGGTGGCGTGTTGCTGCGCCCGCTCGGCGATGTGCTGTACTGGATGCCGCCGTATTGCATCGACGATTCCCAGCTCGAACTGCTGGCCCAAGTAACGCGCGCGGCCATCGGCGAGGCGACTGCATGA
- a CDS encoding 16S rRNA (uracil(1498)-N(3))-methyltransferase, which translates to MRLTRAFVDMPLATGRRVALPESAALHLVRVLRLVEGAACVLFNGDGRDYDARLLSAGKRGAEAEIVAAREVDNESPLRIVLVQGVARGEKMDLILQKATELGVASIAPVWAERTEVKLDAQRAEKRVAHWRSVIVSACEQSGRARVPPLAAPVSLAEAAAALPGDALKLSLDPAGENESRSLQPPASRTVAIAIGPEGGWSPRDRETLRAAGFAGLRLGPRVLRTETAGLAAIAALQARFGDL; encoded by the coding sequence ATGCGCCTGACCCGCGCTTTCGTCGATATGCCGCTAGCAACCGGTCGCCGCGTAGCGCTGCCCGAATCGGCGGCCCTGCATCTTGTGCGGGTTCTGCGCCTGGTCGAAGGCGCCGCCTGCGTGCTGTTCAACGGCGACGGCCGCGATTACGACGCGCGGCTGTTGTCGGCGGGCAAACGCGGCGCGGAAGCCGAAATCGTCGCCGCACGCGAGGTCGACAACGAGTCGCCGCTACGCATCGTGCTGGTGCAGGGCGTCGCGCGCGGCGAGAAGATGGATCTGATCCTGCAGAAGGCGACCGAACTGGGCGTCGCTTCGATCGCGCCGGTATGGGCTGAGCGCACCGAAGTGAAGTTGGACGCGCAACGCGCCGAAAAACGCGTCGCGCATTGGCGCAGCGTGATCGTGTCGGCTTGCGAACAATCCGGGCGCGCGCGGGTGCCGCCGCTGGCGGCGCCGGTTTCGCTGGCCGAAGCCGCGGCGGCGCTGCCCGGCGATGCGCTCAAGCTCAGCCTCGATCCCGCCGGCGAAAACGAATCGCGCAGTTTGCAGCCGCCCGCTTCGCGCACCGTCGCGATCGCGATCGGCCCGGAAGGCGGCTGGTCGCCGCGCGACCGCGAAACGCTGCGTGCGGCCGGCTTCGCAGGCCTGCGTCTGGGTCCGCGCGTTCTGCGCACCGAAACCGCCGGTTTGGCCGCCATCGCTGCGTTGCAGGCGCGTTTCGGCGACCTGTAA
- a CDS encoding chemotaxis protein CheW codes for MASTTNDIRGVLIQVAGARLLLPNATIAEVLSYAEPERVENAPEWLLGRIRWRGWRLPLIAFARMAGISDESAALGNKVLVLKALGGDPKMPYFALLTQGFPRLVTVARDELIADAVGGDLPPGVQARVLLREDPALLPDLSAVESRIGEALQAA; via the coding sequence ATGGCCAGCACCACTAACGACATCCGCGGCGTCTTGATCCAGGTAGCGGGCGCGCGGCTGCTGCTGCCCAACGCCACCATCGCCGAAGTGTTGTCGTACGCCGAGCCCGAACGGGTCGAGAACGCGCCGGAATGGTTGCTGGGCCGCATCCGCTGGCGCGGCTGGCGCTTGCCGCTGATCGCATTCGCGCGCATGGCCGGCATTTCCGACGAATCGGCGGCGCTGGGCAACAAGGTGCTGGTGCTCAAAGCGCTCGGCGGCGATCCGAAGATGCCCTATTTCGCATTGTTGACGCAGGGCTTCCCGCGCCTGGTCACGGTGGCGCGCGACGAGTTGATCGCAGACGCCGTCGGCGGCGACCTGCCGCCCGGCGTGCAGGCGCGCGTGCTGCTGCGCGAGGATCCGGCGCTGTTGCCGGACCTGTCCGCAGTGGAAAGCCGTATCGGCGAGGCCTTGCAAGCGGCCTGA
- a CDS encoding response regulator has product MAAAEDPDEALDLTDLDPELVDIFVEEGGDILDHADGLLAKLREAPEDREPLVGLQRDLHTLKGGARMAGIMAVGELGHAMETLLEAVAEHRCELGRDGVPLLERGFDRLHAMIGRVAARRAVATPTGLIEEFDARARGETLVVAQSAAASRNSAPASEPAVDLKPLSAPIDTTQSDEDDIAVRAPQEQVRIRADLLDRLVNYAGEVAIYRARLEQQLGAFRAAMGEMEQTNARLRDQLRRLDIETEAQIIARYQREHEASDQTFDPLELDRFSTLQQLSRGLGESAADLASLQQSMEDLTRQYETLLLQQSRVSSELQEGLMRTRMVPFDALVPRLRRVIRQAASETGKQVQLKLEGAQGELDRNVLERMTAPLEHMLRNAVAHGLETPQQRRKAGKPEEGTVRISMRREGSEVVLEVADDGAGLNRQAIRKRAEERGLVRADAILADADLDTLILESGFSTADAVSHLAGRGVGMDVVHSEVRQLGGALDIASRPKQGVTFTMRLPQTLAVTQAVFVRIGETSFAVPIASVRGVGRIEREQLGAADASYRYGGEDYVLHDLGSLLGHAPAKAEGQMQVPLLLIRSGDLRAAVSIDQVLGNREIVVKPVGPQVASVPGIFGATIMGDGSVVVILDIAPLVRRHVAAPREPVAMPAAPERGVPLVMVVDDSVTMRKVTGRVLERHNFEVITAKDGLDALERMTERVPDLMLLDIEMPRMDGYELATTMKLDPRLRNVPIAMITSRTGEKHRQRAFDIGVERYLGKPYQEQELMRNVFDLLGLTRDHA; this is encoded by the coding sequence CTGCGCGAAGCGCCGGAAGACCGCGAACCGCTGGTCGGCCTGCAGCGCGATCTGCATACGCTGAAAGGCGGCGCGCGCATGGCCGGCATCATGGCCGTGGGCGAACTCGGCCATGCGATGGAAACGTTGCTCGAGGCCGTGGCCGAACACCGCTGCGAACTCGGCCGCGACGGTGTGCCGCTGCTCGAGCGCGGCTTCGACCGCCTGCACGCCATGATCGGCCGCGTCGCCGCGCGCCGCGCGGTGGCCACGCCCACCGGGCTGATCGAAGAATTCGACGCCCGCGCCCGCGGCGAAACCCTCGTCGTCGCGCAGAGCGCCGCCGCGTCCAGGAATTCCGCGCCCGCGTCCGAACCCGCAGTCGACCTCAAGCCGTTGTCGGCCCCGATCGATACCACGCAGAGCGACGAAGACGACATCGCGGTGCGCGCGCCGCAAGAACAAGTGCGCATCCGCGCCGACCTGCTCGACCGCCTGGTGAACTACGCCGGCGAGGTCGCGATCTATCGCGCCCGCCTGGAACAGCAGCTCGGCGCGTTCCGCGCGGCGATGGGCGAAATGGAGCAGACCAACGCGCGCCTGCGCGACCAGCTGCGCCGCCTGGACATCGAAACCGAAGCGCAGATCATCGCCCGCTACCAGCGCGAGCACGAGGCTTCGGACCAGACCTTCGATCCGCTCGAGCTCGACCGCTTCTCGACCCTGCAACAGCTGTCGCGCGGCCTCGGCGAGTCCGCGGCCGACTTGGCGAGCCTGCAGCAGTCGATGGAGGACCTGACCCGCCAGTACGAAACGCTGCTGCTGCAACAGTCGCGCGTGAGCTCGGAATTGCAGGAAGGCCTGATGCGCACGCGCATGGTGCCTTTCGATGCGCTGGTGCCGCGCCTGCGCCGCGTGATCCGCCAGGCGGCGAGCGAAACCGGCAAGCAGGTGCAACTCAAGCTGGAAGGCGCGCAGGGCGAACTCGACCGCAACGTGCTCGAGCGCATGACCGCGCCGCTGGAGCACATGCTGCGCAACGCCGTCGCGCACGGGCTGGAAACGCCGCAGCAACGCCGCAAGGCCGGCAAGCCGGAAGAAGGCACGGTGCGCATCTCGATGCGCCGCGAAGGTTCCGAAGTCGTGCTGGAAGTGGCCGACGACGGCGCCGGCCTCAACCGCCAGGCGATCCGCAAGCGCGCGGAAGAGCGCGGCTTGGTACGCGCGGACGCGATATTGGCCGATGCCGACCTCGACACGTTGATCCTGGAATCTGGCTTCTCCACCGCCGATGCGGTCAGCCATCTGGCCGGCCGCGGCGTCGGCATGGACGTGGTGCACAGCGAAGTGCGCCAGCTCGGCGGCGCGCTCGATATCGCCTCCCGGCCCAAGCAGGGCGTCACCTTCACGATGCGCCTGCCGCAGACGCTGGCGGTGACGCAGGCGGTGTTCGTGCGCATCGGCGAAACCAGCTTCGCGGTGCCGATCGCTTCGGTGCGCGGCGTGGGCCGCATCGAGCGCGAACAGCTCGGCGCCGCCGACGCGAGCTACCGCTACGGCGGCGAAGATTACGTGCTGCACGACCTGGGCAGCTTGCTCGGCCACGCTCCGGCCAAGGCCGAGGGCCAGATGCAGGTGCCGCTGCTGCTGATCCGCTCCGGCGATCTGCGCGCGGCGGTGAGCATCGACCAGGTGCTGGGCAACCGCGAAATCGTGGTGAAGCCGGTCGGTCCGCAGGTCGCATCGGTGCCGGGCATTTTCGGCGCCACGATCATGGGCGACGGCAGCGTGGTGGTGATCCTGGACATCGCGCCGTTGGTGCGCCGCCATGTCGCTGCGCCGCGCGAACCGGTCGCCATGCCCGCAGCGCCCGAACGCGGCGTGCCGCTGGTGATGGTGGTCGACGACTCGGTGACCATGCGCAAGGTGACCGGCCGCGTGCTGGAACGCCACAACTTCGAAGTGATCACCGCCAAGGACGGCCTGGACGCGCTGGAACGCATGACCGAGCGCGTGCCCGACCTGATGCTGCTCGACATCGAAATGCCGCGCATGGACGGCTACGAGCTGGCGACCACGATGAAGCTCGATCCGCGCCTGCGCAACGTCCCGATCGCGATGATCACTTCGCGCACCGGCGAGAAGCACCGCCAGCGCGCCTTCGACATCGGCGTGGAGCGCTACCTGGGCAAGCCGTATCAGGAACAGGAACTGATGCGCAACGTGTTCGACCTGCTGGGGCTGACCCGTGACCACGCCTAA